The Tursiops truncatus isolate mTurTru1 chromosome 9, mTurTru1.mat.Y, whole genome shotgun sequence DNA segment GAGTTCTGCAATATAGTAGCATGAAAAACATAGCATGGTCGTTATGTGGTTTAGAACGTTAGTATCACTTAGGAGTATCACTTAGTATCACTGAGGCTCCAGAAAGTTAGACAGTTTGCCTGGAATGGCACAGCCAGAGGGCGGTCTGGAGATCAGATGTTTtctgtcctctccttctttctctttcgtGCTGGAGGGACAACCCTGAATTTTGCATTTGTGATGTCCATGGAGAAAGGATTTGTTCTACAAGAGTGAGCTGCACGTATGCGTGGTAGCAAGGTGTTCCTAGTTGTCTGtggctgccaaaacaaaataccacacaccaggtggcttaaaacaacagaaatgtattgtctcagaggtctggcctctagaagtccaaaatcaaggtgtccacagggccgtgctccctctgacGGTTCTAGGGGAGAagacttccttgcctcttctggcttctggcatttgctggcaatccttggcgtTCCCTGGCTTACAGAGCCATCACTCCAGTTacatggccgtcttctccctgtgtcttcatattgtcttccctgtgtgtgtgtctgtctctgcattcaaatttcccctttttataaggacaccggtcatactggattagggcccaccctaatgatgtctttttaacttgattacctgtAGAAAgcccctatttccaaataaggtcacactcacaagtctgggggttaggacctcaacatatcttttttaggggaacacaattcaacccagaCAAAGGTCCTAAGAAAATCAGCCTGCCAAAACCATTCTAGAAACAGAATTTCAATGAATTGCACCCGGCTTACCTAGCTCTGTGCTGGTCCAGTTGACGTAGTGAGACTGCGAGGTGAGCGTGGGGTGGCCCGGCTGTGTGGACACAGGTGACCAGCCTGGACCAGAGGACTAGAAAGTCCTCGCCTCACCCTGAGAGCAAGCCTGAGGTTCACGCCACCTGTCAGCCCCTAGTGTCCGAAGAGGGGACAGAGTCCTTGCTGACCCAACGGTATAATCCTGAAGCCGGGGTGGGACAGGGGCAGCAGATAGTGTAAAACAGCAGGTGGCCCCTGCTCTAAAGGAGATCCTGTGTCCACTGTGTTCTCCTGTCGCTGTCTTTTGGGTCTTCAGAGCGCTGTGCTTTGAGGTTCCTCAAGTCTTCTTGTGCACCAGCCAGGGCAGCGGGAGTCTACAATGGCAGCCCCTGGGCTGTGAGCCCCTGGCTGCTGCGGCGTCCTCTCCCACCGCCtccccatttcctttctttccgCAGCTCCCTGAGCGAGGCCTGTGTCCCCCAGCACTTCAGAGTCCATGCATACTCTGGGGCTCAGCTGAGCTCAGCTGCCCGGAAGCCCGGCTCCATCGAGCCCTCCAGTTAGATGGGTTCCTCCTCCCGCTGCCGTGCGTTCCCACAGCACTTTGCGGTGCTTACTGAATTCTAGAGCGTGTTACACGCAGTTGTTACGTGTTTTGTGCGTTGAGTGGTTGTTTCCATGCTCATCTTCCCTGTTAGAATGTCAGCGGCCTGAAAGCAGGGCTGTCTTGTTTACTCTGTGTCCCCGGGCTAAGCACACAGCTTTGCCCTCATACATTCCGGATGAAGGTGTGGGACTCCTGACAGGCATCGGGTGTCTGCATAATAAACAACATTTAGCATTTCTCATTTTTGAATAATCTTGCGGTTACCATTTTGACTGTAGTAATATTACATACAgtacaaaaggaaagaagggagggagggagggaggcagaaatgCTTGTGATTCTCCTCTTGCAGAATAGGAAATTCACAGTTCAAGTTGACAGAGCACTTGATCAATGTTTAGATCAACTAGAGTGTACGCATTTAGCAAACAAACAATATTAGCACGTTTAATGTTAACCTGCCGGGCGCACACTGGGACAAGTGAGCAGAAGTTAATTGGCCTTCGTGCCGCCTGGAGCTCTAACCATCAGGCCACCTGTGCCGTCACCGTCCACGCCGACTTCATGTAgcgtatatagtagtgtgcaacCCTAGTTGTCTGCCGAGCTCACGCCGACTTCATGTAGCGTATATAGCAGTGTGCAACCCTAGTTGTCTGCTGAGCTCAGCTTAATTGTTTCCAAATACTTTGATATTTCTGTGAGAACCATTTCCAGAATACAAAGTAAATGTCATGCCTTCTGTGGATCAGAACAAACTTCCTACCTTTTCTGTCGACAGCGTCAAGGACTGGGGCTTTGCCCCCGAGGGAGGGTGGCCTCAGGCCAGGAAAGGGGCTCCTGTGTCCGCAAAACCTTCTCTGTGGTGGGAGCCTGGCTTTTCCGCACTGTCTGTCTCTGTCCTCAGTGGCAGGTTTTGAATAAGGCGAAGAATCGTATTCAGGAGCTGGAACAAACCTTGGATACTCTGCTGAAGCTGAAAGGTAAGAGATCCCTACCTGCCACTCCTCTACCTCCCAGGGAAGGGCTGGCTTGTTTTTCTATTGAAAACAAGGAGATTGGGTTAAGCCAAgtgaacatatatttattgagagcctactgtgtgtcaggcactgcacCTGGGCCGGGGTACGGTGAGATCCATgcccctgtcctcagggagcttagCGTCTGGCAGGACAGACAGACGTCAGCGGGCTGTGTGAGCATGATGAGCTCCTTCCTAGGTGCTGTTGAAGGGTGCCTGACCTCCTCAGGTCAGAGAGGCCAGAGGAGTGGACTGGGGCCTGTCCAACTCAAAAGCAAAGGGCAGAAGCTGTCTCCCTTCCTTGCACTCAGGCTGGGAGACATGGCTGGCTGGGAATTTGGGTTTCATAAGCTAGTGAAAGCCGAATTCTGAAAGGGATactttccatgtcttgactgagAAAGTCCAGTTCAAGAAACTCTTCCCCTGTTCTAGTGCTCTCCCCGCACACCTAAAAGGAGACGTGAAACTGGGCTCTTGACTCCCTAACACTGAACCTGGGTGGGCTCAGCGACCACCCATGGTCCACCCAGGCCAGAAAGGCAGGAGAGACTGGACAAAGTCCCAACTATCATGTGTGACCCTTGACTTCAACTTCCCTCATAGAATCCTTCAACCTGGAGGATGGGAATGTAAACAGCTTAGAGGAGGTCAAGGAAGAATATGCCAGCATGCACTCTAGAAATCCCAGGTAAGACACCCAAGCACCAGGAGACCTAGAATCTGCTGTTCTGCTGCCACAGTGCTGCTACAGCTCCACAGCCCACCTTTCCCCTCCAGAACACAGAACCGAGGAAGAGGTGCTGCTTACCTGTTTAGAACAGCCTTGTGCTGGAgagatttcttttctattttattcgaATCACACGCATTGGATTTTTTCCCGATTATGAAAATCCTACTTATTAACAGAAAATGTCAAAAAGACAGAAAtgcccaaaaaagaaaattaaaatacatattatctcACCACTAAAAGAAAATCAATGTTAATCTTAAAGAATATcctagtttttttcattttgcacatTATTTTGTAGAGAAATGAGATCATAGTGTTCATATCGTGTTATAGCTTTTAAAGAAACTCACCTAATGGCTTTATTGaggatatatatgaaaataatgaaaatccaAATCTCTGCCTACTTTCCAAGCTTCATAGGAACCTAAGAAAAACCAAACTGAACttcagagaggaaaggaaaagtagTACATTCAGGTGTCACAGATGCTGAAAGGGGAACCTCCTTTATAATGTCACAGTCAGACAAGAGAGGCTGATTCGAACAATGTCTTTCTCGTACTTTTATGATCTCATTTTGAACATTTAACTCTCGCACTTTTTGATGTGTACTTTGTAGACTTAGTCTTTGCTGTGCTCTCAAAGGATGACCCAGGCCCTGTACCACCATCCTGCACAGCTGCTTCGAGAGCGGCCTGGACTTTAGGGACAACGGCTGGGCCCTCATCACCTCTGGTGGCCCCAGGGCGTGCCCAGCACAGTGTACATTCAGGCTGGCCTCTCAGGAGGCACAGGAGTACGTGTATAAACAATTTTACTCACTCTGAAAAGGGGACTGCGAACTGCTTACTGTCAGAACCTCCTGAGAGCCTGCCGAGGTGAAGTGatgttgtttcctctttttttggtgGGGTTACTactgatgaattttattttcttctccgtgcttttctgtattttcccattttttaaaacaataaatgtgtattattaTATCCTAAGGGAAATAATCAGGGGGAAATGAtagattattaaattaaattaaattcacatTGTAGACAACATGAGAATACAGAAAAGTATTAGAAGGACACGATCACATATAATCACACTCTGCACTGCTTTGGTCATCGGGGGCGGAAGCaagagtggtgtgtgtgtgtgtgtgtgtgtgtgtgtgtgttgagtgtATGTGGCAGGGTGTTTTTGGCCACGTTTTACAAATCAGACTAGCCCCACCTGGAAATCAGCCTGGGAGATGATCTCAGTGAGGCAGATGTTAGCTACTGGTCCCACCACATTTATTACATAAGCCATCCTCTCCTTCCTGATTTAACATACAACCACTATCACATACTAAAATCTTATTAATACTTGTATCACTTATCCACATGAGGATGACTAAATTTCTTTCAGAATCATATTAATTAGGGAGGATTTTTCCACTAGAATTATTATAAGCCTACAATAATTAAAACTGTGGTACCAGCAGAGGAATagattattacattttataattattatattttaattaattaattaacttatgaGTGAACttaagtgcctttgttcaggatcatttgtatttcctttcctgGGAGCTTCTTTTAAcctattctttgcccattttcctgtTGGGTTGgtggtctttttcttatttagtgGTAGAAGGGCTTTATGTATCATAAGAAATTAGCCCTCTTTCTAGTATATGGATTCCAAACAATTGTACCTTGGTTGGTTGTTTTCCTATTTTGCTttcaatgtttctgttttttcttttgtccatgCAAAAATGAAGTCTACTCTGTCCATCTGTAATGGCACCTGATGTTGGGTGAATAGAAAGGCTTCCTCCGCTCTGagattagagagagagaaagaggggttGAGacttctcctatgttttcttctggcaCACTTGCTTTTTAACTCAATCTGATACCTTGGGGATTATTCCTATCAGTATAAAGAGATTCTGGGTACAAGTCCTGGTTTTCCAAATTATGTCATGTTGTTTCAGTCTCAAAACTGTCTTCTGAAGAGCAGAATTAAAAACCTTATGAAGCCCAActtattcattgttttcttttctagatgGAGCTTTTAGTTTAAACCGAAGTATTTAACCATGGGTTTttgtgctattgtaaatggtactttttaaaatttcaatttccaattaTTCATTGCTAGTCTATAGAAATACTATTGGTTTTTGTATACTGACCTGCAACCTTGCTTCCTTAGTTCTGGTCACATatttgtagattctttgggatCTTCTACATAGGTAATCACATtgtctgcaaataaagacagttttatttcttctttccaatctgtacaccttttatttctttggttcaCCTTATTGGACAGGCTCTAATCTCCAGCACaattttgaatagaagtggtaagagaggacatccttgtcttattcctgatcttagcagaGAAACAGTCTTTTACtgttaaatatgatgttagctgtaggttttttgtagatgccttttattaggctgaggaaattcccttctattcctagtttcaTCATGAATGGACGTTGAATTTTGCCAACGCTTTTCTGCACCTGTCGAGATGATcatataggttttttttctttagtctgtatATGCTAAAATTGTGTCAAGAATTTCAGTCTTGATGTTCATGAGGGATTACCttgtttccatttcctccccAGTCTGATATTAAATACAGTTCATCAGAAAGGTTCCGACAGCTGGCGCCCAATCGAGGCAGTCGGGAAGGAggttgaggaggaagaagaggaggaggacgaTGACGAGGAAGAGGAGGACGAcgaggcagaggaggagaaggcagaggagaaaaaCGCGGAGCTCTTCAACTCCTCGGTCACCTTGCTGCCAGACCTCTTGGAATTTGAACGGTGTGAAGAGCTGGGCccctgtggggagggggacaggtgCTCCACCTGGGGCGTCCTGCAGGCCCCGAGTCATGGAAGCTCCAGGATTTCCACGTGGCGGGGGCTCAGGGATGAGGTTGTTAGAGGAGCCAGAGAAATAGTCCTGAAGCCACATCTGCATAGCACGTGAACTGTGTTTCCTTAGACTGACTTTATTTGGGGTGACTTTGGGGGGCCTATGGGTGGGATATGAGAGCTAAAGCCACCCCCACTGCTGCACACACACCACAGGTCTGCTTCAGCAGCCTTACTAATTAATCTTGGAGTAAGAAAGGCAGTGGATGGATGGCTCAGATTCCCCTGTCCCTCACCGCTCCTCCACAAACCTGAGGCCCTCCGCATCCATGTGGGAGGGGCGGGCCCAGTAGAAGGAGGCTCGCTCCACAGCTTCCAAATTAAAGCGAGGTCATATCATATCTGCACACGTCTGGGCTCTAAACTTGAAGCAGTTTTCCCCTGGGGGGAGAGCTGAGCCTGCCCTGCCTCCCGTCCTCTCTTTTGTCCGACAGAGAGCTTCACAGGGGGCGCTGGGAGGACTTGGGGAGGGACCCCCCAAAGCACAAAGCTAAGTCGCCCATGGCCCCCCAGATAGCTTCTACTCTGCAAGTGGCAGGGCAGGCCGCGGCCAGTGAGGCTGAGTCCCTGGTGAAGCACAGTGCGGGCAAGGCCTGTGTGCTGTGCTCGCTTCCCCTCTCCCCGCCACCACGGGATCCCGAGGAGCCGGCTTGGGCGGGACCCCGGGCCACCGGCTTCAGGTCCGGGAGTTGCTGACCCTTCTGTTGCAGGTACCTCAACTTTTACAAGCAGACGATGGACCTTCTGACCGAGAACGGGATCGTCTCCTCGCAGGAGGTGACCCTCCCCATCATGTCTGCGGCCATCTCCCATCTGTGGCAGACCCTCTCCGAGGAGAGGAAGGCCAGCCTCCAGCACGCCTGGGCGCAGAAGCACAGCGGCCTCCTGGGCTTCGCGGGGGCCTGTCAGGAGCCGGCCTGTGCCGAGGGCAGCGTGAAGGACAGCGGAGTGGAAAGCCAGGGGGCCAGCTGCTCGCTCTTCTCCACCCCTGAGGAGGTGAGCGGACCgacgggtagggtggagggtgggCATCACCTTTGCCTGGAGATGCCAGGGAGCTGCCCGGGTCAGACAGTAACTTGGAGGTGCTGTCTGGATTCTGGCGCGCGCGTTAAGTTTCTGATTTTCCCGACATTATATACGCAACCACAGAACCACAGTTATTTCTCCCCTGCTACTTTCCTGGCCTTTCCATGGGGATTACAGAAAAGAAGGTTTAGAAGGTTGTACGCACTAGGATTCTTTCGGCTTCAAGTTACTCGCTGTTTAAGCCAAGAGGAAATGTACTCGGCACACCCAGGGAGGGCCCGAGGCAGGAGGACTTCCGCTTCGTCTCCCTGCGTCGTCGCCGCTGACTCGGCTCTTCCCGTCTGCCTGCTC contains these protein-coding regions:
- the STRA8 gene encoding stimulated by retinoic acid gene 8 protein homolog; translated protein: METSGEDNNPSGRAMPWSLAQLQKVEPRVARRRLSQARHRATLAGLFNSLRKTVYSHSDLTASKWQVLNKAKNRIQELEQTLDTLLKLKESFNLEDGNVNSLEEVKEEYASMHSRNPSLILNTVHQKGSDSWRPIEAVGKEVEEEEEEEDDDEEEEDDEAEEEKAEEKNAELFNSSVTLLPDLLEFERYLNFYKQTMDLLTENGIVSSQEVTLPIMSAAISHLWQTLSEERKASLQHAWAQKHSGLLGFAGACQEPACAEGSVKDSGVESQGASCSLFSTPEEILFEDAFDVASFLDKSEVPSTSSSSSVLAVCNPQNPEDKFQLYLQIVNFFKGLCCVDTQFKQEPDLSFDDETVMLRCTETFDDEDL